ATACCGCTGACCAGCCGCCAGTTCCGGGGAACGCATGGCGATGGCACGATGCCTGCCGGCACCCCGGGCGCGCCTTTCAAAGTGGAGCTTGTCGAGTTCAAAGAAACGCCTGGTGACTGGCCTGTTTGGCCTCAATACAATCCCCGCCATATCAGATCGCTGTGCCGGCTTGTGGCATCTGCGGACACCCGGATTCGTCCCGAAGCCACGCCGGGGCAAGGCCGGATCAAGAAACCCGTTCGGACGCCGACCGAACCCGTTGTTTCCGCCGAGGCCGCACAGCCGGTCAGCCAGCCGCCGCAGGCCGACACCATCAAAGTCACCAACGTCAAATGGGAAGCCGGCGCCAAGGACTTCAGCACGGTCTCGTTCGATCTGGCCTGGAACAACTCCTGGCGGGCCAAGTGGGATGAGCCGGCGGAGAAGAACGTGACCGGCAAGCCGATGACCGTCGAGAGCTGGGATGCGGCCTGGGTGTTCGTGAAATTCCGGCCTGCCGGGGCGAAAGACACCCTGCATGCGACGCTCGCCGTCCAGTCGGATGAGCATCGGGTTCCGGCCGATGCGAGCCTGGACGTCGGCGCGACGGATGACGGCGATCGGGGCGTCGGGGTGTTCATCTACCGCAAGGCTGCGGGTGTTGGCGCAAACGACTTCAAGGGTATCCAATTGCGCGTGATACATGCGGGCGATCAGGCCCCCGACAAGACGGCACAGGTGAGCGTGCATGCCCTGGCGATGGTGTATATTCCCGAAGGTCCATTCGCGTCGCGGAGCCCGTGGGGCCACGCGCTGACGGTCATCACCACGCCGAAAGCGACGCAACCGGGCGGCCATCTGGAGTCAGGGCCGATGACGGTGCCGCTCAGCGACGATTGGCCGAATGGGTACACGGCGTACTACTGCATGAAGTACTCGATCTCGCAGGGGGAATACGCCGACTTCCTGAACTCCATACCGTCGTTGAAATACAATGGCGGACGCTATGCGTTGCTGGCGATGGAAAACCGCCCCTTCCATAACCAAACGTTATACAATTTCAACGGCTATACCATCCGGACAAATGCGGCTGGCGTGTACCGATCCGATGTGCCGGACCGGCGCTGCAACCTGCTCTCGCTACCCGATATTCAAGGCTTCACAGCGTGGGCGGGACTGCGTATGCCGACCAATCTGGAGTATGAAAAAGCCTGTCGCGGGCCGCGCGCCGTTGCCACTGGCGCCGAGGCGTGGATGCCGGCAACGTGCGCCCCGGCGGCGGGCATCGACAAATCAGTCCTGAACGAGCCGACGGCCATGGGGCCCGGACCGTCCTACTGGGGCATTCGTGAACTGAGCCTGAGCGGTTGCATTCAGGAGTGGCCATCGCTCATGCACAACGAGCCGGCCGTTATCAATGCAAAACGGGACAGGGTGCTGAAAATCACCTGGGTTCACGGCATTGGTTCGGCCAGTATTCCGGAGAATTGGCCCCCCACCACCGGGGAGTGGTACTACCAAGGTAGCTGGCGCCTCTGGTCGTATGGCACGATGGGCCACTGGGTCGCGGCCGATGAGCTCAACCGGATGCAGTATGGTCGGATCGACGGGGGCCGAACCGGCCGCTACGGCGCGCGCGCCGTGCGGACCGCGCCGGTTCAGGTCGATCCCAATGCGATGCTTCAGATCGACGAGCTGCCGAGGATGGCGGGTGCGGATGTCGGCGTTTTTCACCTCACGGGCCGGTTCAACAACACGGGTGACCGGCCGCTCAACCTGGAGCTGGCTATTCCGATTCCCGATGTGTGCTTCCTGGATGGACCGGCTTCACGTGCATTCACGGCGGCACCCAAAGCCGTAACGCCATTCAAGATCACACTGGCATTGACCTACAAGAACTTGATGACCGGCGGGATTCGCGGTGCCACGCTGCTCCCGGTTCAGCTTCAGGTTAAAGATGGCAAGGTGCTGCAGAAGCTCCAGGTTCCGATCCAGATGGGACCACTTACGGGGGCGCGGTTGCCGGTGCTCAGCTCGGTCCAGGTTGGCGAAGTGGCCGTGCGGATCACGAATGCCACCGAGCGCGCCTGTGCGGTGGCGGTGCGCCTGTCGCCGGTGGGCGTCACGCTGGACACGACCGCCACGAATGTTTCGGTGGCGGCCGGGTCGGGTGCCCATCTCGTTTTTGCTACGCCCCGACAGGCATTTACCAATCAAGGCCCGTTCCGGATACCCTACGGCATCACCGTTGCATCGGCCGATCCGCAAAACGGCGAGGCCGTCGTGGACTTGCGCACAGAAACCCGTTGGTGGATCACCAAGCGGGTCAAGAGCAGGCCCAAAGCGGGCGCGCTCGACGAGGGTCCCATCGGCGGGTCCGATCCGGGAAGCGCACTGCCCGGCTTGGATGATCTAGTCGCTTATGACCGCGCTGTTTTCAAGGCCAGCAAACCGCCGAAGGACTGGACACCGCTGACCTGCGGCGCGAGTCTCGTATTCGGTAAAGACGCCGATCTGCCATCGCATGGGTCCGCCATGCTGGCAGCGACGCGCGTGGAGACGCCGGTGGACCGGGATGCGGTTTTGAACGTTCAGCATATAACCAAATCGGGGTTTACTATCACGGTTTGGGTCAACGATGCGATTGTGCTCAAGCAGGGTGGCAGCACCGGTATCAACGAGACCAAACCGTTTACCCTTCACAAGGATGGAAACACGTTGATGTTCGAGTGTCGGTCGCGAGAAAGCGGAGTCATCAAGCCTGGGACGCTTAATTTGCAATTCAGCGGCGCTACAGACGGAAAGCCGATTAACGATCTGCTGTTCGACATTGAGAACGTCCCTGTTGGACTCTGAGAGATCACGTCGTGCGCGCGTGGATGGCGACACGCGCGCGACGATCGATAGCGGCAAACGCCTCGCGGACGAATCAACGATGGGACGTTTATGATGGCTGGCAGCGACCAACCGGCGGAACGGAATTTGGCGCGTGGACACGCCGCGCCATTTCTGGTGTGGGTCGGGTGCATTGCGGTGCTGGCGGCGGCGGAGCGGCTGTTCCCTCTCCCGGCACTGGTACAACCGTGGGTTTATGCGGTTAAGTCGGCAGCCTGTGCGGCGTTGTTTCTGTGGTGGCGTCCATGGCGGATCTATCCGGCGATGCGCCTCCGAAACGCGCTGTGGGCTGTGGCGGCGGGGCTGGCCGTGGCGGGGCTGTGGGTGCTGCCCGAAACGGTGTGGTTTGGACAGGCGTTCCCATCGGCGCAGGCGTTCTACCACCGCTGGCTGATCCTGATGCCCGGCGTCTATCCCGACTATTATGATCCCGCGAGGTTCCCCCTGCTGCCACCGGGTTTTGCAGGTTCGATCTACGATCCGGCGGTCTGCGGATGGGGGCTGTCCCTCGCTCGACTGGTCGGTTCGGCCCTCGTGATTGCGGTTATTGAAGAGTTTTTCTTTCGCGGGTTTCTCTACCGCTGGCTCCGTCAGGAGGCGTTCTGGAAAATCCCCCTGACCCGCTGGGACCTGTCAACGTTCTGGATCGTCGTGCTGGTTTTCGGAATCGAGCATGACCGCTGGCTCGCGGGGATGGCGGCGGGCGCGGTTTACGGGCTGCTGGCGGTGCGCACGGGCGACCTCTGGGCCGCCGCCCTGGCGCATGGGCTGACCAATCTTGCGCTCGGAGCCTACGTGCTGCTTTGCGGTCGCTACGGTTTTTGGTAAAGTACACGATTCATTTTTACGAAAGGGGACGCAAGTATGGCGGCGATGGCGAAGCTGAATCGGGAGTATGCCCTCAGGATGCTGGGCGTCGGCGCGCTGATGTTCGGCCTGGCCGGATGGTCGCTCTATGACGGTCTGGTCGGCTATCCGAGACTGAACGCCCGATACGCGGAAATCCGTCCGGGACTGATCGGCCTCGCGATGACTGCAGGCGAGCTGACCAAGCCCGCAGGCGATGATCGCGTCTCCGTGTATGAGCGCGCCTTTCTGGAAAAAGGGCTCAAGGCACCCAATGCCACGCTCTCCAAACTCAAAGCGCTCAACGAACAGGCGCGCAGCCAGCAGGCACCCGAGGGTCAGGCCGACCGCTTCCGCGAGCAGCAGGTCGAGGCGGCGCGGTCCATGCTCGACAAGCCCGCGCGCAGCGAGCATGAGATACAATCTCAGTTTGTGATGGCACTCCTTGCGACGCTCGCGACGCTCGCGGCGTGTGCCGCAGTCGGTTTCAAGGCGAAACGGTGCTTCACGGCAGACGACGCCGGACTGAGGGGATTTGCGGCGGATGTGATCGCGTATGACGCCGTTGCGTCGGCCGACTGGAAGCAGTGGGATGAAAAACGGATCATTCGCTTCAGCCTCCGGGACGGCCGCAGGCTGAAGCTCGACGGCTGGCATTTCACCGGCGCCGAGGCGGTCGTGGAGGAACTGCTGCGGCGACGCCCCGAGTTGAAACCGGAAAAAGGTTAACCATCAACGCGATTGGTTGTGCGCATGGCGACGGGCGAGACATCGGATTACGAACTTCTGGACAGCGGTGCGGGGCGCAAGCTGGAGCGCTTCGGCAGCGTCACGGTGTCGCGTCCCTGCGCACAGGCGGTCTGGAAGCCCCGCCTGGATCCGCATGCGTGGGAGCGCCGGTCGACAGCCGCCTTTGACCGCGAGGAGGGAAACCAGTGGCACAACCGCGGCGCGCTCCCCGAGACGTGGACAATCATGATCGACGGACTTTCCTTCCGTCTGTCGGGGACCAACTTCGGACACCTCGGCATCTTTCCCGAGCAGCGGGCGCAATGGGCGTGGATCCGTTCGCTGATTGCCGCCACCCAGCCGCCGCCTGGCACAGGCCCCGTATCCGTTCTCAACCTCTTCGCCTACTCGGGCGGGGCAACGCTCGCAGCCGCGCACGCTGGCGCGGAGGTCTGCCATCTGGACGCATCCAAGGGCATGGTGCAATGGGCGCGCGAGAACGCGGAAATCAACGGCCTCGCCCGGCATCCGATCCGCTGGATTGTCGACGACACCCACAAGTTCCTGACCCGCGAGATCAAGCGCGGCCGGCGCTACGACGCCGTGATTCTCGATCCGCCGACCTTCGGTCGCGGCCAGAACGACGAGATCTACAAAATCGAGCGTCATCTCCCCGAAACGCTGGCCCTGTGCCGCCAAGTCCTGAGTGACCGGCCGCGCTTCATGCTTCTCAGCGCCCATACGCCCGGCTTCTCGCCGGTGGTGCTGGCCAACGTCCTGACTCAGGCGGTCAGCGGGCTGGGCGGCGGCATCGCCTCGGGCGAGATGCTCCTCACCGGCGCACACCACGTGCTGCCACTTCCCAGCGGTGCCTTCGCGCGATGGGATGCCAGAGCCGCCGAGGCGCTCGATTCCCCGCTTTCGGATTGACATTCCCAGAGAACCTGCTAAATTACCGCCAATTGCACGGTGCTTGGCGATTCTTCCCCGTGCCGTCCTGTTCCGCCGCCTCAGGCTTAATCTGCGGATTCTGTGCCGGTCTTTTGAAGAATTCTCATCCGGGCCAGAATAAACTGAGGGAGTGATCATGGATCAGGAAGACGGGTGTCAGAGTGGTGTCGGCATGGACGATGTATCCCATGCGGATGAGGCGGGGACCTTCGCCGCCTTTAAATTTTCAGACAAGATTCGCAAGGGCGTTGAGGCCGCCGGGTTCAAGGTGCCCAGTCCGGTGCAGCGCGATGCGATTCCGTATGTGCTGGCCGGCCGTGATCTGATCGCTCAGGCGCAGACCGGCACGGGCAAGACCGCGGCGTTCGCCCTGCCCGCCATGCAGCGGATGACCCTGGACCGGGGGATCGAGTTGCTGGTCATCACGCCCACCCGCGAACTGGCGACACAGGTCAGCGGCGAAATCCACCGCCTGGGGCGCTTTGCCGGCGTGGAGACCGGCACGGTGTATGGCGGACAGTCCTACGGCGTCCAGCTCCGTATGCTGGAACGGGGCGTGCACGCCCTGGTGGCCACGCCCGGCCGCCTGCTCGATCTGCTCCGTTCCGGCAAGCTGGCCGGCATGCGTCCGTGGATGGTGGTGCTGGACGAGGCCGACGAGATGCTCGATATGGGCTTCCTGGACGACGTGAAGGAGATCCTGTCGCATGTGAAGGAGGAACACCAGACGCTGCTCTTTTCGGCGACGATGCCCGACCCGATCCGACGCCTGGCCGAAAAGTTCATGCGTGATCCGATCTCGGTGCGAACCGTCGAGGACCAGGCGGCGACCAAGGCAGACATCCGGCAAGTGTATCACGTGATCGCCGAGAGCGAACGCGAAGTCGCGCTGGTGCGGCTGCTGGAGTCGCTGCGGCCGCGCAAGGCCATCGTCTTCTGCCGGACCCGCGAGGAGACCGACCGGCTGCAGGAGGCGCTGAGCAGCCACGGCTTCGGCGCGCGCGCGCTGCACGGCGACATGGAGCAGCGGCAGCGCAACACCGTGATGAGCGGCTTTCGGCAGGGATCGAGCGATATCCTCGTGGCAACCGACATCGCCGCGCGCGGCCTCGATGTTCCCGACGTGTCGCATGTCTTCAACTACCACCTGCCGTTCGATGCCAAGGGCTACGTCCATCGCATCGGGCGGACCGGCCGCGCCGGCAAGAAGGGGACGGCGATCACGCTGGTCACCCCGCGGGAGTTTGAGACCATCAAGCGACTCGAACGGGGGATCGGCGCCAAGCTCGAAGGGCAGCCCGTGCCCAGCCTGAAGCAGTTGCGAGTGAATCGCCGCGCCCTCCTCTCCGAGGCGCTCGAGAATCAGGCGATCTCTCCCAACGGGCGGGTGCTGGTGCTCGAACTCATCGCCAGCGGTGCGGATCCGGTTGATGTGGCCGCCAAGCTGGCGTCCAAGATTCTGGACCAGCACGCGGAATCGGGACCCGAGACCATCGGCCTGGCCCAAACGCAGCTCGACCAGCTCCGCCGGCAGCAGGGACGCGATTACGGCGGCCGGGATCGTCGGGGCGGCGGCCCGCCGCCCCGTTTCCAGCGCGGCGGCGGCAGAGGCGGCGATGGCCGCGGAGGACGTCCCCCGCAACGCCCCGGCGCGGGCCGTCCCAAATGACCTCCCTTCCACAAGGGATGAGCTCGTATTGATCTTCTGCCTGGCGCTGTTCGTGATTGTGATCGCCGCGTTGTGCTCTCGCCAGAGCGGAAGAACCTATGGCAGCCGCGGATCCGGCGGCTTGTACTGGGGCGGCTGGCGGGCGGCGGCTTCCGGGGGGGCGGCGGCGGTTTTTCGGGCGGTGGGGGCGGTTTTTCGGGCGGTGGGGCATCCGGCCGTTGGTAGGAAACTGGCATCGCGTCTCGTGGACCACCGGCGACGTGGCCGTAGCCGGACGTGGCACTTTAAATGCTGTTGAGTTTTTCAAAGTGAGGCGTGATATGGCACCTATGAGAATCAACGCGGTGTGGGCGGCGGCCGCCGGCGTGCTGGCGGCCGGATCGGCTTGGGCGCAGGGTGCGGCGGCGACGACGGCGAACACCGGCCAGAGCCTCGAGGAGCTGTTCGAACGGGGCGGCCCGCTGATGTGGCCGATCCTGCTGTGCTCGGTGGTGATGGTGGCATTCATCTTTGAGCGGTGGATCGGATTGCGCCACAGCCGGATCTTTCCGTCCAAGCTCCATGAGCGGCTCGTCGGGCTGGCCCGCGCAGGCCGCCTGGAGGAGGCGCTGGAGGCCTGCCGGACCGGACGCTCGGAGTTTGCGCGGCTCGTGGGCGGCGGCCTGGCGCGAGCCGAGTCGGGCGGCTTCGAGATGGAGGCGGGCCTCGAGGAGGAGGGCGGCCGCGTCCTCTACAACCTGCGCAGCAATTGCAAGCCGCTGGCCATCGTGGCCGATGTCGCGCCGCTCCTCGGCTTGATGGGCACCGTGACCGGCATGATCAAGGCGTTTGACGTGGTGGCCAAGTCCAACGCCCTCGGCCGGACCGAACTGCTGGCCGAGGGCATCAGCGAGGCGCTCCTCACCACGGCGTTCGGCATGGCGGTCGCCGTCCCGTCCGTCATCGTCTACCATGTCTTCCGCATCCGCGCCGAGAACCTGTTGCGCGAAATGGAAGACGCCGCGCTCGAGATCGTGGCGGCCATGCGCAAGGGACTGAAGCGGTAACCGGAGGTGCGACATGCGCGCATTATGCCAGGATGACGAGGGCAGCGGCGTGCGCATTGCGCCGTTGATTGACATCGTGTTCCTCCTGCTGATCTTCTTCCTCGTGGCAACCACCTTCTATGAGGCCGAAAAGGACATCACCATCCGCCTGGCACCCGCGACCGAAGGGGGCGAACGAGCCAAACTGCCCGATCTGCTCATCGTGAACGTCAGCGAGGCGGGCGCGATCGTGGTGAACCAGCGTATGCTGACCCTCGACCAGCTCGACGGTCTCTTCGCCGAAGCGCAACGCCAGCACGGCAGCGTCTCGGTGGTGATCCGCTGCGACAAGCGGTCGCGGCATACCGATTTCGTGAAGGTGCTCAACGCCTGCGAGAAGGCGAAGATCACGCAGGTCTCCGTGGCGACGTTTCAGACCGATGAGTAGAGCGGCCCGCGGTGCGACGGTCACCGAAGGGAGGACGTGTGGCGACGGAACAGCGGACAACGGGACGGTTGAACCGGCTCGCCCGGCGCGCGCTGCTGGGCGCGTGCCTGGTGTGCGCCGCAACCGGCCGCGCCGCGCTGTTCGACTCCCGCGGTCATTACGGGTTTGTCTCCCTCGGCGCGGACGAGGCCCCCGGCGCCACCGCGTTCTCGGCGCGCGTGGAAGGCCCTTCCGGCTCGGGGGACGTGCGCCGCGTGCTCGCCCGGCCGGCCGGCGGCGGCTGGCAGATTTTCGTCGGCGGATGGCCCGCTGCCGCGCAGGGACTGTCGGACCTCGTGCTGTGCGCGCAGGGCGCCTCCGGCACGCGCGAACTGCGCTTCCCGCAAACGGTGACGGCCGCGGCCGGCCGGATGGACGTGGCGCTGGTTATTGATGACTCGTTCAGCATGCGCAAGACCGATCCCGCCCGCCTGCGCGTCAACGCGCTCACCCGCTTTGCGCGCATCGCCGCCAGCCGCGGGGCCGTGCGCACCCTCTCGGTCGTGGCGTTTGACCGGCGTCCGCGTTTGCTCCTCCCCCCCACCCCGCCCGCCGATACCGCCCCCTTCGAACAGGCCATGGCGGGGCTGGTCGCGCGCGGCCCGACCGATCTCGATGCGGCGTTCGTCCTGGCCGGCCAGACCCTCGCCACCCTCTCCGACTCCCGCAAAATCGTCGTGGTGCTGTCGGACGGCCGAGACGAGCCGGGCCGCTATGACGACGCCCATCGCCGGTTCGCGGCCTCGCGCATCCCGGTCTATACCGTCGGACTCTCCCCGCTGGCCGACAGCAATACCCTGGATCGCATCGCCCGCGATACCGGCGGGATGTATTCATTTGCGCCCGATATGACCCGCCTGGAGGCGATCTTTCAGGAAATCGTGCTGGCGATCCACCCCTCGGTGACGATCGGCGCCTGGGACCTCACGGCGGCCGATGCCGACGTTCCGGTTGACGACAGCGTGCGCCTGCTGACACTGACGCTGACCGACGACGAGGATGTCCAGGCCGTCATCACACCCCCGGACGGCGGAGCGGCAGTGGCGTTGCGGTCGGCCCGCGCGAGCGACGCCCTCGCCGAGCGGTATGCCCCCGCTCGCGGTCTGTGGCACGCCACAGGACTCGGCGCCTTGACGGCGACCGCCGAAAGCGATCTGGAACTCGTGCTGTTCCCGCGTGTGGGCGTGGCAACCGACGCCGTGCCCCAGGTGGTGGCGGCGCTGGTCCTGCGCGAAGGCGATGCGATGATCCGCGATTGCGACGTGTCGCTGATCACCGGCACGGGCGGCGCTCAGCAGAAGCTCGAATGGAACGAACGGGGCTATTTCGAGGGTTTTGTCGTTCCGTCCGGCGCAGGCCCGGCGGTCTGGCAGGCAACGGCGCGGGGTGTCACCGGCGCCGGCCTTCCCTTTCAACGCATCGCCGTCCAGAGGCAGCAGGTGGCACCGATGCGGCGTGACGCGCTCTGGGTGCAGCCCAAGCCGGTGGTTCTCGAACTCGACCCCGGTTGCACGGTCACGGGACGGGTGGTGATCGCGGGACGCGGACGCTTCACCGCCGATGTGCAGGGGTTCGGCGCGGACGTGTCGCTGCTGCAGAGCGGCGGAGAAATCCCCGAGGGACGTCAGCTCGAACTGGGACTGGCGGTGACGGCGGGCCCTGACGCGCGTCCCGGCGCGACCACCGGTCAGGTCGTGGTGGCCGTCGGCAAGCTACCCCGCGCTGCGGTGAGTGTCTGCGTGCGCATCCGCGCGCCGCCGATTGCCGTCGGCCCCAGGGAGCTGGCGTGGCATGATGTCGCGCCGGGACAGGCGGTGACCGGAACGGTGTGGGCCGTGGCGCGGTCCGCCGACCGCGCTTGCCGCGTGCAGGCGGTGGCGCTGGGGTTTGACGGCCGCTCCGGCGGCGTTCGCGACGTGACGCTGGGGGTCGAAACCACACGCTGGCAGATGGTGATCGGAACTGCGGGCATCGGCTCCACCACCCAGCTCACCGGCCGGGTCGCGGTCAGTTGGGGCTGGGATACCGTCGAGGTCCCCTGGACGGTGCGGGTCGTCGTTCCGGAACCCGAAGTCATTCCCGAGCCGGAACCGGAGCCGGAGCCGGCGGTGGTCACCGATCCGGAGCCGGAATCGGAACCCGAACCGGTCATCGAACCGCCGCAGCCCGAACCGGATCCAGCTCCGGAAGTTGCGCCGCCGGCCCCATCCGCCGCCGAACCGGCGGCCGTCACCCCCGCGCCAGCCGGAGATACCCATGCGTGGCGGATGACGGGGGTGCTCATCCTCCTGTTGATTCTCCTGTACCTGCTGTGGCGGATGACGCGAGGCGACGAAAACCGGCTCGCCAAGTATTTTGCCGCCAGTCTGGTCATGCATATACTGGTGTTTCTGTTGTGCCTGGATCTGCTGTTGCAGACGCGGGTGGTGACCCTGGATCAAATCTCGCCCACGCTGGCGGTGACGATCGGATCGCTCGAGGAGAAGCTGGGGTTCTCGCTGGCGCCCGCAGCCGGCGCCGTCGCCGTGAAGGACACGCAGGCCGAACTGGACGTACAGGCCAGGGCGGACCTGTCGCTTGCGGCGTCCGAGGCGCGCACCGCGGCCGATCTCGCACAACCCGATCTCAGCGCGAGCGCCGTGGCGGCAATGGAGGCGCAGACGCGCGAGCGGACGCCCGACCCGCTGGAGCGGCAGGCCGAAGAGGCGGCCAAGCAAGCCCTTCAACCCGATACGCCCGCCGAGAAGCAACCCGAAGTCGCCGCCAAACGGCGCGAATCGGAACAAACCGTTGAGCACGCGCGTGTGTTCGAAGCCACGCGCGCAACGGCTGTTCAGCGGCACGCGACAGAACGCCGTGAGATGCAGGTGACGCTGCCGCAGCATGGCGCAGAGGTTCAGGACGTCGCTGTTGCCCCCACACCGCTCAAACGACAGGCCGCCGCCGCGTTGCACGCCACAGAATCGGCTGAGCGTGAACTGGCGCCGACCGCTGAGGCGAGTCCTGAAGACCTCCGGCAGGCGTCGGCCAAACACGCAGAACGGGTGGCGCAGGCCGATGCTGCACGATCGGTGGATCGGCAACGGGCCGTGACTGATGGCGGCGCGGCACAACGGAAGACGGCAACGGCGATCAGCGTGGCGGCCGGCGCCAACGCGCGACAGCCAGAGGCGGCGACGGTCGCACTGGCGCGTGTCGCCTCCGCTGCCGCCTCACCCGAAACCGCGCGCCCGGAGAGTTTTGGATCCGAACGGCAGGCGGCGGGCCCCGCCGCGGTGGCTGCGGAGGCGGTCGCGCTGGCGGCCGGTACGCAGCGCCGCGACGCACCCGCCGCGACGCCGGCCGGAAGCGAACCGGCAGCCGCCACAGTCGCCCGCGCGGCGGAAGCGGCTGGCGGCGCGGCGCGGCGGAAAACGTCAACGGCGATCAGCCTGACGGCCGCAGCCGACGCTCACCGGCCGGAGGCGGCGCGAGACGTCGGAATCGCCCTTCCCAAGAGGACGGGCCAGCCGCAGCGTGGCCAGAACGGCGCCGGCGATCTGGCCTTGAAGGGCGGCAGCGGCGGTCCGGTCACGGTTTCGGCGACGCTGGCCCTGGCGCAATACGGCGGTGACTGGGATTGCGCGCGGACAGCGATGATGTTTTTAAGCCACCAGCTTCGTGAGCGGACCGGCATGTCGCTGATGGCTGGAGACATCGTCGTGCGGCTCGATCAACCCGAGCTGCACCGGCTGCCGTTCGTATATCTGACCGGCCATAATGATTTTCGTTTCACGGACGCGGAAGTGCGCAACCTGCGCGACTACCTGCAGAAAAACGGACACCTGTGGGCCGATGACTCGACGCACTACCGCGACGAGACCTTTGACCGGGCCTTCCGGCGTGAAATCGCGCGGGTGCTTCCGGGCGCGGTGATCGAACGGCTGGGCGCCGATTTCGACGGCTGGCGCACCGGTTACGACCTGACCCGCGGCTACAAGGGCTACGCCATTCCGCCGGGAGACAAATACCGCGAGGACTACATCGAGGGGATACGGATCAACGGACGTGTCGCCGTGGTCTACACGCGCAACGATTATGGTGACGGCCTCAACATCGATCCCCACACGCAGCCGCTCAAGGATTCACTCACCAGCCTCAGTCCGGCGGAAATGCAGGAAGGGGCGACGCGGATGGGGGTCAATCTCGTCCTATACTTCCTCAGTCAGCACGGCGGGATTGATGTGACGTTTATGGACAAGGCTTCGGGAGGCATGCGCCGCGCGTCCGACCCGTCAGACGCACGGCCGCC
This is a stretch of genomic DNA from Lentisphaerota bacterium. It encodes these proteins:
- a CDS encoding CAAX prenyl protease-related protein, with product MMAGSDQPAERNLARGHAAPFLVWVGCIAVLAAAERLFPLPALVQPWVYAVKSAACAALFLWWRPWRIYPAMRLRNALWAVAAGLAVAGLWVLPETVWFGQAFPSAQAFYHRWLILMPGVYPDYYDPARFPLLPPGFAGSIYDPAVCGWGLSLARLVGSALVIAVIEEFFFRGFLYRWLRQEAFWKIPLTRWDLSTFWIVVLVFGIEHDRWLAGMAAGAVYGLLAVRTGDLWAAALAHGLTNLALGAYVLLCGRYGFW
- a CDS encoding DEAD/DEAH box helicase codes for the protein MDDVSHADEAGTFAAFKFSDKIRKGVEAAGFKVPSPVQRDAIPYVLAGRDLIAQAQTGTGKTAAFALPAMQRMTLDRGIELLVITPTRELATQVSGEIHRLGRFAGVETGTVYGGQSYGVQLRMLERGVHALVATPGRLLDLLRSGKLAGMRPWMVVLDEADEMLDMGFLDDVKEILSHVKEEHQTLLFSATMPDPIRRLAEKFMRDPISVRTVEDQAATKADIRQVYHVIAESEREVALVRLLESLRPRKAIVFCRTREETDRLQEALSSHGFGARALHGDMEQRQRNTVMSGFRQGSSDILVATDIAARGLDVPDVSHVFNYHLPFDAKGYVHRIGRTGRAGKKGTAITLVTPREFETIKRLERGIGAKLEGQPVPSLKQLRVNRRALLSEALENQAISPNGRVLVLELIASGADPVDVAAKLASKILDQHAESGPETIGLAQTQLDQLRRQQGRDYGGRDRRGGGPPPRFQRGGGRGGDGRGGRPPQRPGAGRPK
- a CDS encoding MotA/TolQ/ExbB proton channel family protein, with protein sequence MAPMRINAVWAAAAGVLAAGSAWAQGAAATTANTGQSLEELFERGGPLMWPILLCSVVMVAFIFERWIGLRHSRIFPSKLHERLVGLARAGRLEEALEACRTGRSEFARLVGGGLARAESGGFEMEAGLEEEGGRVLYNLRSNCKPLAIVADVAPLLGLMGTVTGMIKAFDVVAKSNALGRTELLAEGISEALLTTAFGMAVAVPSVIVYHVFRIRAENLLREMEDAALEIVAAMRKGLKR
- a CDS encoding biopolymer transporter ExbD; translation: MRALCQDDEGSGVRIAPLIDIVFLLLIFFLVATTFYEAEKDITIRLAPATEGGERAKLPDLLIVNVSEAGAIVVNQRMLTLDQLDGLFAEAQRQHGSVSVVIRCDKRSRHTDFVKVLNACEKAKITQVSVATFQTDE
- a CDS encoding DUF4159 domain-containing protein: MATEQRTTGRLNRLARRALLGACLVCAATGRAALFDSRGHYGFVSLGADEAPGATAFSARVEGPSGSGDVRRVLARPAGGGWQIFVGGWPAAAQGLSDLVLCAQGASGTRELRFPQTVTAAAGRMDVALVIDDSFSMRKTDPARLRVNALTRFARIAASRGAVRTLSVVAFDRRPRLLLPPTPPADTAPFEQAMAGLVARGPTDLDAAFVLAGQTLATLSDSRKIVVVLSDGRDEPGRYDDAHRRFAASRIPVYTVGLSPLADSNTLDRIARDTGGMYSFAPDMTRLEAIFQEIVLAIHPSVTIGAWDLTAADADVPVDDSVRLLTLTLTDDEDVQAVITPPDGGAAVALRSARASDALAERYAPARGLWHATGLGALTATAESDLELVLFPRVGVATDAVPQVVAALVLREGDAMIRDCDVSLITGTGGAQQKLEWNERGYFEGFVVPSGAGPAVWQATARGVTGAGLPFQRIAVQRQQVAPMRRDALWVQPKPVVLELDPGCTVTGRVVIAGRGRFTADVQGFGADVSLLQSGGEIPEGRQLELGLAVTAGPDARPGATTGQVVVAVGKLPRAAVSVCVRIRAPPIAVGPRELAWHDVAPGQAVTGTVWAVARSADRACRVQAVALGFDGRSGGVRDVTLGVETTRWQMVIGTAGIGSTTQLTGRVAVSWGWDTVEVPWTVRVVVPEPEVIPEPEPEPEPAVVTDPEPESEPEPVIEPPQPEPDPAPEVAPPAPSAAEPAAVTPAPAGDTHAWRMTGVLILLLILLYLLWRMTRGDENRLAKYFAASLVMHILVFLLCLDLLLQTRVVTLDQISPTLAVTIGSLEEKLGFSLAPAAGAVAVKDTQAELDVQARADLSLAASEARTAADLAQPDLSASAVAAMEAQTRERTPDPLERQAEEAAKQALQPDTPAEKQPEVAAKRRESEQTVEHARVFEATRATAVQRHATERREMQVTLPQHGAEVQDVAVAPTPLKRQAAAALHATESAERELAPTAEASPEDLRQASAKHAERVAQADAARSVDRQRAVTDGGAAQRKTATAISVAAGANARQPEAATVALARVASAAASPETARPESFGSERQAAGPAAVAAEAVALAAGTQRRDAPAATPAGSEPAAATVARAAEAAGGAARRKTSTAISLTAAADAHRPEAARDVGIALPKRTGQPQRGQNGAGDLALKGGSGGPVTVSATLALAQYGGDWDCARTAMMFLSHQLRERTGMSLMAGDIVVRLDQPELHRLPFVYLTGHNDFRFTDAEVRNLRDYLQKNGHLWADDSTHYRDETFDRAFRREIARVLPGAVIERLGADFDGWRTGYDLTRGYKGYAIPPGDKYREDYIEGIRINGRVAVVYTRNDYGDGLNIDPHTQPLKDSLTSLSPAEMQEGATRMGVNLVLYFLSQHGGIDVTFMDKASGGMRRASDPSDARPPAGPTRPISGAGQAAAWVREEWGDAAEGVEADGRLVVRFQVGSKEKTVFGRVCDPALAVRVGDTLLVDVESRLTCGTRVALGLDAGGRYFETAPFYIKPGRNTAFFACSDKTFKSALTDWEYRDSLPLPTEVGKINVLIYSPAGGELRFSNFRIVAQ